From Sphingorhabdus sp. SMR4y:
ATCATGATATCCGCGGCAGTTAACTGATCGCCGGCGAAATAGTCACGGTTCGTCAGTTCACTTTCCAGCCAGACCAGCAGGTCGGTAACCATCTGCCCTACGGGCTTGCGCGCCGGCAGGCCAAGCAGGCCGAGACGGCCAACCACCAACAGCCCATAAAGCGGCGGCATCATGGAACCTTCGGCAAAATGGAGAAACTGGTTATACAGCCGCGCGCCTTTTTTGTCGGCAGGAGCGCCCAGCTTGCCACCGGCCTTCTCGACCAGATATTCGGCAATCACGGCAGTCTCGATAATAACCTCTCCGTCATCCTCGATCATCGGCGATTTGCCGAGCGGATGAATGGCTTTCAGACTGTCCGGTGCCTTCTGGGTCTTGGGATTCCGCTCATAGCGCTTGATTTCATAAGGCAGGCCGAGTTCTTCGAGCAGCCAGAGAATTCGCTGCGAACGACTGTTTTCAAGATGATGTACGACGATGGTCATGGCGAGAGTCCTTCCAGGGAGCGCGACAGCGGTAAAATCTGATGCCAAGCAAGCGTTTTAATCGTGCAAATGTCAATCTTAACCCGCGCCGGCGCCCAAATTCCGGGCAGAAAAATGGGCCGTCCTCAGTGTCGGGGGACAGAAGGACGACCCTATGCCAAGGATCGCCTCGGGGGAGAGTGATCCGGCAAAACTTTATAGATGTGAATTCTGGTGCCGACTTCAGAGGAACAGGGCCGGCTGGGAAAAGGCCCGTCAGACTGGCGGCCACAGCCCCCGGTCTGACGGCATAATCACCTATTTTCCGTCGTCGCCGTCATCGGCCTTGCCAATCGGGCCGGTCATCATTTCCTCGGCCACTTCTTCCTGCTTGCCGCGAATCTGGTTTTCCAGCTTGGCCATCATCTCGGGGTTTTCCAGAAGGAAGCGCTTGGAATTCTCACGTCCCTGCCCGATGCGGACCGAGTCATAGGAGAACCATGCACCGGATTTTTCGACCACACCGGCTTTCACGCCGAGATCGATAATCTCGCCAACCTTGGAAATGCCCTGGCCGTACATGATGTCGAATTCAACCTGTTTGAACGGCGGAGCGACCTTGTTCTTGACCACTTTGACGCGGGTCGAGTTGCCGACAATATCGTCGCGTTCCTTGATCTGGCCGGTGCGCCGGATATCCAGCCGGACCGATGCATAGAATTTCAGCGCATTGCCGCCCGAGGTGGTTTCCGGATTGCCGTACATCACGCCGATTTTCATGCGGATCTGGTTGATGAAGATGACCATGCACTTGGAACGGCTGATAGAGCCGGTCAGCTTGCGCAGCGCCTGACTCATCAGGCGCGCCTGCAGACCGACATGGGTATCGCCCATTTCGCCTTCGATTTCCGCGCGCGGCACCAGAGCGGCAACCGAATCGACCACCAAAATGTCAATCGCATTGGAACGGACCAGCGTATCTGTGATTTCCAGCGCCTGCTCGCCGGTATCCGGCTGCGAGATGATCAATTCGTCGGTGTTGACGCCCAGCGCCTTGGCATAGACCGGGTCGAGCGCATGTTCTGCGTCAACAAAGGCAGCGGTGCCACCGTTTTTCTGTGCTTCGGCGATCACGTGCAAGGCCAGCGTGGTCTTGCCGGAACTTTCCGGTCCGTAGACTTCGATGACGCGTCCTTTAGGCAATCCCCCGATGCCAAGCGCGATATCAAGTCCCAGGCTGCCCGTGGAAATGGCTTCCACTTCCAATGCCTTGCGCTGGCCCAGCTTCATCGCCGAGCCCTTGCCGAAAGCGCGATCAATCTGCGCCAATGCGGCGTCTAGCGCCTTTTGTCTGTCTGATGAGTTCAACTGATTTTCCGATTCTACGACTTTTAAATTGCCGGCCATTTGCCTGTCCCCTTCGCTAAATGCTTAACCATCATCAATCAATGATTGTGATCATGTACCGCATTTGTTCTCAAAGAACAAGAAGAGAACATATATTTTTCAGGCCCTGGTGAAATTATTGAAAAACTTGAGAATTATGCCGATTTCTAGTCCTTCTTGGCATGTTCGGCCAAAGTTTCCCCGACCGCTTCCGCGATTTGCGCCACCGAAAATGGCTTGGGCAGGAAATTGACCTTGTCGAGATCGATGGACTTGCGCAATTGTTCCTCGGCATAGCCCGACATGAACAGGATCGGCAGGTCCGGATAATTTTTGCGCACATGCCTTGCCATGGTCGGACCGTCCATGTTCGGCATCACCACGTCGGACACGATCAGGTCGAACTGCTGCTCCTGACCCGCCTGCTCCGCGAGCAGCCCCAGGGCTTCCTCGCCCTCGCAAGCCGGCACCACCGTATAGCCCTGGCGCGCAAGCGCCCGCTCCGCGACAGCGCGCACCATATCCTCGTCCTCGACCAGCAATATATGGGCGTTGCCCCACAATTCCTTCGTCCCCGTCGCCTTGACCGGCATCGACTCGAGCGTGGCCCGCTCCAGATCGTCCTGCGTCGGCTTGTGTACCGGAAAATAGATCGAGAAGGTCGTGCCCTCGCCCGGTGTGGAATCGGCGAATATATAACCGCCCGACTGCTTGATGATTCCATAGACCGTCGACAGGCCGAGACCGGTGCCCTTGCCGACTGCCTTGGTGGTGAAAAACGGCTCGAAAATCTTGCCGATCACATGCGGTGGAATGCCGCTGCCGGTATCGGAGAAAATCAGCGCGGTATAATCGCCCACCGGCAGGATATCGCTTTTCAGGGCCTGCACGTCGGAGGCTCCGACCGCCTGGGTGGAAATCGAAATCTTGCCCCCCTTGGGCATCGCGTCGCGGGCATTGACGCCGAGATTGATGATCACCTGCTCGAGCTGCCCCGGATCGGCGCGCACCAGACCGAGATTGCGACCGTGCCGGACCTCCAGCTCGATCGTCTCGTCGAGCAGCCGCTTCAGCAGATTGGAGACATCGGCCACAACATCGGGCAGTTGCAGCACTTGCGGCCGCAGCGTCTGCTGGCGCGAGAAAGCGAGCAACTGCCGGGTCAGGCCGGCCGCCCGGTTGCTGTTATTCTTGACCTGCTGGATGTCGTCATAATCGCTGTCTCCCGGCGCATGGCGCAGCAGCATAAGATCGCAATGGCCGATGATCGCGGTCAGAATATTGTTGAAATCATGGGCCACGCCACCGGCAAGCTGGCCGACCGCCTGCATCTTGGTCGCCTGCGCAACCTGGCTTTTCAGCTTCGACTCTTCGCTATTGTCGCGGATCGAAAGCAGCACCGCCGCTTCGCCGAGCCCGCGCACACCGGCGATCCCCAGCGCCACCGGCTCCTCGCCGCCATTGCGCAGCCGCACCGCCAGGTCACCGGCCAGCGGCGGACCGCTCGCATAGCGGCGCACGGCATCGGAAACCGCCGACTTGTCATCGCGGATCATCAGATCGCCGGGATAGAGCGGCTGTTCCTTTTCGCCGATGCCGGCAGTCTTGGCAAAGGCCTCGTTGAAGAACAGGAACCGGCCGTCGCGATCGGTCAGCGCCAGCCCAAGCGGCAGCAGCGACAGCATCGATTCGACCTGTTCCAGCGCCTTGCCGCGCTCGACCATCCCGCCGTCATCGTCGATCAGCAGGATCAGCGCCGGCCCCTTTTCCTTTTCCCGGTCGAGCGGAACGTGAAAAAGGCGCACCGGCGTGCCATGCCGGCCCTCGCGCTCGAAAAAGATCGTGCCCCTGTCATCGGACCGCAGGAAATTGATGAAATTGCGGCCGGTGATATTGGCATCCACCCGGCCGGTTGCGCGCAGGGCAAAAGCCTGGTTGGACGCCCGGATTCGCCCTTCGCCGCCGATCACGCTGGCCAATATGCCGACCTCCGAAAAGGCGCGGCCACCGCCACCGCTGACCAGCCTGATCATCTCGTCCAGCAAATCTGCCTGGATTTGCGGTATCATCTGCCAGAGCAGATATTCATCACCCTGTCCCGCGCGCACGACCTTCGCGCTATATTCCGCAACCCCGCGCTTCAGCCCCTCGGCATAGCCGCGGCCATCGCGCCAGGCGGCTCGTCCGGCCGTCGCGAGCAACTCGTTGCCGCCCGCCTGCAACGGCAATTCGGGGGGAACCGCCGCGCCATTGAACCATTTGGTAAAAAGCTCGTTGGCGCAGACCAGCCGCCCGGCCCGGTCGGTAATCGCCAGACCGATATCCGACTGATCGGCAACCATTCGGGTAACCGCCCAGTCGTCGGGATCCGCCTGGTCCTGATCGGCGGCGACATTCTCCGGGCGCAGGAAATAGGCAACGCCGGCCAGGCTGAGCACCAGCGCAAAAAAGGCAACAAGCAGGGTGATATTCTGCACCTGCCAGTAGAGCAGTCCCGCCGAGGCCAGAACCGCCAGCACCAGCACCAGTGCCCGGATCCGCACATCGCTTTGCGCCTTGCGCGTGCTGGGATTCAGCAATCCGGCCTTGGGCTGTGCCTTACTCGCCATCGCCCGTCCCGCCAGCGATGGTTTGAGTCAGCCGCCCTTTCCGCTTCCGCGCGATCCACCAGCGCCATCCGAAGGAACTGACCAGATAGCCGATCGCCGCAAAAAATATCGCAAACAGCAAAAAGCCGAAAGCGGTCACGCCCGCTTCGCGCCCCAGCCAGCTCAGCCATTGACCGAATTCGCTCTGGATATGCGTGTTGATCGGCTGGCCGGATGTCATCGCGTCAAATTGCAGGACAAATTTGCCGGTCTGGTTGGCCGCGGCAATCCAGAACGGATAGGTCAGCGGATTGGTGATGAATGTGGTGATCGCCGCAATCGGGACATTGGCGCGCACCGGCAGCGCCAGAAAGACCGCAGCGAATATCTGGCCGACCGGAACCAGAAAGGCCGCCAGCATTCCGAGGGCAACGCCGCGCGGGACCGAACGACGGGTGAACCGCCACAATTCGGACCGCAAAAAGCGATGGGCAATAGGCTTGAGATATTTGTTCCGTTCCATTGCCGCTCGGGTCGGCATCTTGCGCTGGAACCAATGGACCACATACATGATCAGACGAGCGGCAAAATCCTTGTCACGAATATGAGGCCTCGGATCAGCCATGGTCGCGCATCAGCCGGCCCTGCTGCCTTTTCCAGTCGCGATCCTTCTCGGTCTGTCGCTTGTCCGGTGCCTTCTTGCCCTTGGCCAGCGCCAGCTCCAGCTTCGCCCGTCCCTTGCTGTTGAAATAGATGGACAGCGGCACGATCGTCATGCCCTTGCGCATGACCGCGCCGTGCAGCTTGTTGATCTGGCGCCGGCTGAGCAGCAACTTGCGCGGCCGCGTCGGGGTGTGATTGTGCCGGTTGCCATGGCTCCATTCCGGGATATTGGCATTGATCAGCCAGACTTCGTCATCCTTCACCTCGGCGTAACTTTCGGCGATCGTTCCGGAGCCGAAGCGCAGCGATTTCACTTCCGTGCCGGTAAGCATGATGCCCGCCTCGAACTTGTCATCCAGAAAATAGTCATAGCGCGCCCGCCGATTTTCGGCGACGACCTTCTGCTTGTCAAATTCTTCCGGACGCGGTTTTGCCATCAGACCAGCCCAGCCCCTTCCAGAGCAGCGTCGACGGCCTTGCGGCTGGCTTCGGACGGTGGCGTCATCGGCAAGCGCAGCTCGGTCGAGAAATTGTCGAACACCCGCGACATGGCATATTTGATCGGGCCGGGCGAAGCGTCGGAGAATAGCGCCTTGTGCAGCGGATAGAGTACGTCGTTGAGCTCGCGCGCCTTGGCATAGTCACCGGCAGCGCAGGCGGCCTGGAATTCGGCGCATAATTTGGGCGCGACATTCGCGGTCACCGAAATGCAACCGACTCCGCCAGCGGCGTTGAACGCCAGCGACAGTTCGTCGACACCGGACAGCATGACGAAATCATCCGCGCAATTCAGGCGATGCGCGGTGACCCGGTCGAGATCCCCGCTGGCATCCTTGATCGCCACCACGCTGGGAAGCTTCGACAAGGCCGCAACCGTGTCCGGCATGATGTCGGTCACCGTCCGGGCCGGAACATTGTAAAGCACCAGCGGCAGATCGGTTTTTTGCGTCAGCGTCGTGAAATGCGCGGTGATGCCTTCCTGATTGGGCCGGTTATAATAAGGCGCGACCACCAGACCGGCTGTAGCGCCGCATTTTTTGGAGAAATCCAGATGCAGCAGGGCATTGGTCGTATCATTGGACCCGCAGCCGGCGATCACGGGCACCCGCCCGGCCGCCTGTTCAATGCATATTTCGATCACCCGGTGATGCTCGGCATTGGACAATGTGGAAGCTTCCCCGGTTGTCCCGCAGGGCACAAGGGCACTGCTGCCCTGGTCGATCTGCCAGTCCACCAGAGCGCGAAACTGGTCTTCGGCAAACGATCCGTCGCGAAAGGGAGTCGCCAGAGCCGGTATTGAGCCCGAGAACATCTAATAATCCTTTATATTTACCTTGGAAATGGGCAAAGCCGCCACCAAGTCATTTTCATTATTAACGGTGATATAGTTCGCCGTTCAGCGCCTGATAAGGAGCCTAACCGTAAAATGTCCAGCATGGTATCAAGATTTGTTATAGCCGCTCTGCTTTTCAGCCCCGCCACCTGCATGGCCGCCGACAATATCGGCGAACAGATGGGCTGGCAAAAAGAAAGTGCAGGCCTGTCCGATCCAACCGGCGGCAATGCGATTCTGGGCCTCCAGCGCTGGCGCGTGCTGACCCAATCCGACAATTATTCCTTCGAGGATTATGCCGGTTTTCTGGTCACCTTCCCGGGCTGGCCGGAAGATACGAGAATGCAGCGCAATGCGGAACAGGCAATCAATATCAACAGCTTCTCCCCGGCTCGCGTGCTGGCTTTTTTCAACCGATTCGAACCGATCACCAATGCCGGTGCCGCCAAATTTGCGGTCGCCCTGCAAGCGACCGGACAGCGCGAGCTGGCCGACAAGTGGGCCCGGACGGCCTGGCGTGGCGGCACATTGACCGACGAAGATGAAGCGATGCTGATCGCGCGCTTCAGTTCGGTGTTCAGCATCGAAGATCATGACGCGCGCATGGACGCGCTGTTATGGGCGAGAGCGACGCGGGATGCCGCGCGGCAACTCGGCTTCACTTCGCCCCAGCGGCGCCCCGTATTCGCGGCGAGACTGGCTCAGCTTACCGAATCCGCAGACGCCAATGATCAGGCCAGCGCGGTCGGCGCGATTGCTCGCGACGATGCCGGCTATCTGGCCGATCGCGCCCGTTATTTGCGCAACCGCGGCCAAAGCGCGGCGGCGCGGCAGTTGCTCGCTACCCGTCCGGAACTTCGCGTCAAACCCGCCTTGCCGGAAACATGGTTCGAGGCGATGCTGCTCAACGCCAAAGCCGCAGAGAATGACCGGCAATGGTCGACGGCTTATAATATCGCCTCGAAAATCGAGGAT
This genomic window contains:
- a CDS encoding glutathione S-transferase family protein; this encodes MTIVVHHLENSRSQRILWLLEELGLPYEIKRYERNPKTQKAPDSLKAIHPLGKSPMIEDDGEVIIETAVIAEYLVEKAGGKLGAPADKKGARLYNQFLHFAEGSMMPPLYGLLVVGRLGLLGLPARKPVGQMVTDLLVWLESELTNRDYFAGDQLTAADIMMSFPLEACQSRAGLDQRYPNLMAYLERIHARPQYQTALEKGGPYAYA
- the recA gene encoding recombinase RecA, with amino-acid sequence MAGNLKVVESENQLNSSDRQKALDAALAQIDRAFGKGSAMKLGQRKALEVEAISTGSLGLDIALGIGGLPKGRVIEVYGPESSGKTTLALHVIAEAQKNGGTAAFVDAEHALDPVYAKALGVNTDELIISQPDTGEQALEITDTLVRSNAIDILVVDSVAALVPRAEIEGEMGDTHVGLQARLMSQALRKLTGSISRSKCMVIFINQIRMKIGVMYGNPETTSGGNALKFYASVRLDIRRTGQIKERDDIVGNSTRVKVVKNKVAPPFKQVEFDIMYGQGISKVGEIIDLGVKAGVVEKSGAWFSYDSVRIGQGRENSKRFLLENPEMMAKLENQIRGKQEEVAEEMMTGPIGKADDGDDGK
- a CDS encoding response regulator — its product is MASKAQPKAGLLNPSTRKAQSDVRIRALVLVLAVLASAGLLYWQVQNITLLVAFFALVLSLAGVAYFLRPENVAADQDQADPDDWAVTRMVADQSDIGLAITDRAGRLVCANELFTKWFNGAAVPPELPLQAGGNELLATAGRAAWRDGRGYAEGLKRGVAEYSAKVVRAGQGDEYLLWQMIPQIQADLLDEMIRLVSGGGGRAFSEVGILASVIGGEGRIRASNQAFALRATGRVDANITGRNFINFLRSDDRGTIFFEREGRHGTPVRLFHVPLDREKEKGPALILLIDDDGGMVERGKALEQVESMLSLLPLGLALTDRDGRFLFFNEAFAKTAGIGEKEQPLYPGDLMIRDDKSAVSDAVRRYASGPPLAGDLAVRLRNGGEEPVALGIAGVRGLGEAAVLLSIRDNSEESKLKSQVAQATKMQAVGQLAGGVAHDFNNILTAIIGHCDLMLLRHAPGDSDYDDIQQVKNNSNRAAGLTRQLLAFSRQQTLRPQVLQLPDVVADVSNLLKRLLDETIELEVRHGRNLGLVRADPGQLEQVIINLGVNARDAMPKGGKISISTQAVGASDVQALKSDILPVGDYTALIFSDTGSGIPPHVIGKIFEPFFTTKAVGKGTGLGLSTVYGIIKQSGGYIFADSTPGEGTTFSIYFPVHKPTQDDLERATLESMPVKATGTKELWGNAHILLVEDEDMVRAVAERALARQGYTVVPACEGEEALGLLAEQAGQEQQFDLIVSDVVMPNMDGPTMARHVRKNYPDLPILFMSGYAEEQLRKSIDLDKVNFLPKPFSVAQIAEAVGETLAEHAKKD
- a CDS encoding DUF2062 domain-containing protein, giving the protein MADPRPHIRDKDFAARLIMYVVHWFQRKMPTRAAMERNKYLKPIAHRFLRSELWRFTRRSVPRGVALGMLAAFLVPVGQIFAAVFLALPVRANVPIAAITTFITNPLTYPFWIAAANQTGKFVLQFDAMTSGQPINTHIQSEFGQWLSWLGREAGVTAFGFLLFAIFFAAIGYLVSSFGWRWWIARKRKGRLTQTIAGGTGDGE
- the smpB gene encoding SsrA-binding protein SmpB; the encoded protein is MAKPRPEEFDKQKVVAENRRARYDYFLDDKFEAGIMLTGTEVKSLRFGSGTIAESYAEVKDDEVWLINANIPEWSHGNRHNHTPTRPRKLLLSRRQINKLHGAVMRKGMTIVPLSIYFNSKGRAKLELALAKGKKAPDKRQTEKDRDWKRQQGRLMRDHG
- the dapA gene encoding 4-hydroxy-tetrahydrodipicolinate synthase, with the translated sequence MFSGSIPALATPFRDGSFAEDQFRALVDWQIDQGSSALVPCGTTGEASTLSNAEHHRVIEICIEQAAGRVPVIAGCGSNDTTNALLHLDFSKKCGATAGLVVAPYYNRPNQEGITAHFTTLTQKTDLPLVLYNVPARTVTDIMPDTVAALSKLPSVVAIKDASGDLDRVTAHRLNCADDFVMLSGVDELSLAFNAAGGVGCISVTANVAPKLCAEFQAACAAGDYAKARELNDVLYPLHKALFSDASPGPIKYAMSRVFDNFSTELRLPMTPPSEASRKAVDAALEGAGLV